The genomic interval CAGCGGGCGCAAACGGTACTAACGGAACAAATGGAACGAACGGTGCAAACGGAACGAACGGAACGAACGGTGTAACAGGCGCAACAGGACCAACCGGCTCAGTTGGAAGCCAAGGTTATAGTTGCTGGGATACCAATCAAAATGGGATAAATGACCCTGCCGAAGATGTAAACATAGATGGCTTTTGGAATGTGAATGACTGTAATGCAGGCGTTGCCGTTCCCGGACCACAAGGACCAACCGGAACTCAAGGTCCCACCGGTGCAAATGGAGCTACAGGCACGCAAGGTGTAACTGGTCTGACAGGTTCTATAGGAACCAATGGTGCAACAGGACCAACCGGCTCAGTTGGAAGCCAAGGGTATAGTTGCTGGGATACCAATCAAAATGGGATAAATGACCCTGCAGAAGATGTTAATGTGGATGGCTTTTGGAATGTGAATGACTGCAATGCAGGCGTTGCCGTTCCCGGACCACAAGGTCCAACAGGTGCAGCAGGAACAAATGGAACGAACGGAACAAATGGAACCAACGGAACGAACGGAATTGATGGTGCTACCGGTTCAACTGGCGCAGCAGGAGCAAACGGAACAAATGGCGTAACGGGTCCCACCGGATTAGCGGGAACGAACGGAACAAATGGGGTAACGGGTCCCACCGGATTAGCGGGAACTAACGGAACAAATGGCGTAACGGGTCCAACCGGATTAGCAGGAACTAACGGAACAAATGGCGTAACGGGTCCTACCGGATTAGCAGGAACTAACGGAACAAATGGCGTAACGGGTCCTACCGGATTAGCAGGAACTAACGGAACAAATGGCGTAACGGGTCCCACCGGATTAGCAGGAACTAACGGAACAAATGGTGTAACAGGTGCAACTGGTGCTATTGGAGCAACAGGCGCTCAAGGCACTACCGGTTCAGCGGGGGCAACCGGACCAACAGGCAGCATGGCCGGCTCAGGAACTTTGAATTATGTTCCCAAGTTCACTCCAAACGGAACCACACTTGGCAACTCCCTGATTTTTGATAACGGAACAAATGTGGGAATCGGCACTGCCGCTCCAACAACCAAATTTGAAATTGCCGGAGGAGGATTTAAAGTAACAGCAGGAACCAATTCAGATAAAAACATTTCGCTCACGGGCGGAAACAATACCGGTGGCGGATTGGGCGGTGATATTTCATTGCTTGGCGGACCTGGATATAATATGAGAGGCGGAAACATTTCAATAGATGCCGGATATACTTCCAGTTGGTCGGGCGCGGGCGTTACTTCCGATGTGTTCATCAGGGGAGGAGCCATGGAAGCGTTAGCAAACTATTCTCAAATTCAGGTGGGAGGAGGAAAAGTTATTGCCGGAGGCATCAGTGATGCTCATGGCGGAGACCTTACTCTTTCAGGAGGAAACGGAACAGGAACCAACCGCAATGGCGGAAATATTATTCTCACGCCAGGAGTGCCTACGGGAACGGGAATAGCAGGCAATGTGGGCATCGGAACAACAACTCCGGGCGGGAGATTGCATGTGGTTGGTTCAGGAGGCACATCAAATTTCATCTTTGAAGACGCGGTAACGCCCAATTTGATTTTGCGTACAACCACTGGCAGTTTCGTAAACCTCCAATTTGAAGAAAGCGGAACTTTTCGCTGGCTCCTCAGAAAAGAAAATACGGTAGACCGTTTCGATATAGTGAATGAAACGTCCACGAGTGTTTTGTCCATCCTCCAAAACGGCTATGTCGGCATCGGAACAACTGCTCCCACTTCGCACTTGCATGTGAAGGCAGCAGCCAGCCCGCTTCTGATTATGGTGGAAAATATTGGCGGGAATTTTAAAACCGGATATGGAATTAAAGGCGCTTTGCAGGAATGGTTCATCGGGCAGGAAAATCTTTCTATATCAGGATTCCGCATTGTGGATGTAACAAATCTGAATACCACGCGCCTGCAGATTGCATCCGGCACCGGCTATGTCGGCATCGGAACAACCTCGCCAACAAGTGCATTACAAGTGGTGGGTCTTCCTGTTTACGCAAATAACGCTGCGGCAGTTGGAGGCGGATTAACGGTGGGCGCTTTTTACAGAACCGGTGGCGATCCTGATCTTGTTTGTGTGGTACATTAATAATAAATTAAAATAATTGAAAAGCCTCTCCGATAAATCGGAGGGGTTTTTTTTTATGTTCTACTCGGTTTCCTGTGGGTAACTATCTTTTGATGTATTAAACCTTAGTAGAAAAAATAAACCATACAAATCCAAAACCTTATTAGGGAACCTCTAAAAGCTCATGAACCCCGTAGGATACTTATCCAACGGGGTGAACAATAGAATAATTGAACATTTGAATTACGAAATCAGAAGTAAAATGCATTCACTTCGAATGTTCGCTGTTCAAATGTTCAAATGTTCTTCATTCAAAATAGATTTTAGAGATGCCCATTACTTTATATTGGCGGATAATAAGATAATAAGGTTGAAAAAATTAAGCGCACATTCTTTCTACTAAGGTTAAAAAAAGGTAAATCATCTTCACCCCGTTGGATTCACCCCGTAGGTCGGACGACCAACGGGGCAAGTTTCCTACGGGGTTCACCCACAACAAACCTCGTAGAACCTTTTTTATGGCTTGATTGCCTCTAAACTAAAGTTCTCAGGATTCCTTCCTACCACACCTTTATAAAACTCACGGATGATTTCAAAATCCTTTTCAATGTTCCCGCTTGGAATGAATGATTGTCCGATGAATGCTTCTTTGGTTCCGTAATTTAATCTTCCGAGCACTATCGGAATGTTTGCTTTGATTGCAAGGTGATAAAAGCCAGTTTTCCATTTCTCCACTTTTTTTCTTGTTCCTTCAGGCGTCATCAAAACGATGATTTCCTCCTTGCTGTTCACAAGCGCGACCATGGCATCCACTATATTGCTGTGTTTACTCCTGTCAACCGGTATGCCGCCAAGCCCGCGTAAAAAAACATTAAGCGGAAACCAAAAGAGTTCTTTCTTAGCGAGATATTTTACATCCAGCCCGAATAATTTCCAGGCAAAACTCCCATAGAGAAAATCCCAGTTGCTGGTGTGAGGAGCGGCAACCAGCACGCATTTTTTTATTTCCGCTGGAATTCCTCCGCGGACTTTCCATCCTTTGAGTTTGAAAAATATTCTGGCGATTAGTTTATACATGACTAACAAAAGTAAAATAATTAGTTTTGTACAATGGCTGAAGCAAAGACAATTCCAGCGCCTTCAATAAATCTTGTTGATGAATCTTTTGACATCAAGAAGTCAAACCAATATCATCTTTCTATTCTCGCAAACGAAAATGGTTTTGCATTTGCTGTGCTGGATACAAAGACAAATAAATATCTTGTCCTAAAGGAAACTAAGAGTGTCTCCATTTTCTCCCATTTAGGGGAAGGGGGCAACTGGGCTTCTGTTTCCTGCGCCATCGCTCACAATAAATTCACACTGATTCCGAATCCATTGTTTGATGAGGAGAATAAAAAATCATTGCTTGAGTTCAACCATCCTGTCAGTACGGATGAAAAAATTCATTCTGACATTCTTCGCAACCTGAAAGCGAGAAATCTTTTTTCTGTTTCCGGAAAGTTTGAATCTGAAATCAAAAGTCAGTTTACCAACGCGCGTATCCATCATGGCTTCACGGCCTTCGTGGAAGGATTGCTTGTACATAATAAGAATAATACAGGCAAAAAGGTTTTCGCAAATTTTTATTCCTCTTACTTTGAAATTGCAATTCTTGACGGAAGAAATCTTTTATTCTCTAACTCATTCCA from Bacteroidota bacterium carries:
- a CDS encoding collagen-like protein, with product MKHTKRTTRTFFAAGLIAFFFLAPSLLKVLPFGKDLGWASCFSQTPQSFKYQSVVRNAAGNPMASAAISVRASVHDGAAAGPIVYQETHAVTTNQFGLITLEIGTGTIVSGNFSTIAWGSGSKWMQIEADFGAGYLPMGTSQLLSVPYALYSNSAVGPTGPAGAIGLTGPAGANGTNGTNGTNGANGTNGTNGVTGATGPTGSVGSQGYSCWDTNQNGINDPAEDVNIDGFWNVNDCNAGVAVPGPQGPTGTQGPTGANGATGTQGVTGLTGSIGTNGATGPTGSVGSQGYSCWDTNQNGINDPAEDVNVDGFWNVNDCNAGVAVPGPQGPTGAAGTNGTNGTNGTNGTNGIDGATGSTGAAGANGTNGVTGPTGLAGTNGTNGVTGPTGLAGTNGTNGVTGPTGLAGTNGTNGVTGPTGLAGTNGTNGVTGPTGLAGTNGTNGVTGPTGLAGTNGTNGVTGATGAIGATGAQGTTGSAGATGPTGSMAGSGTLNYVPKFTPNGTTLGNSLIFDNGTNVGIGTAAPTTKFEIAGGGFKVTAGTNSDKNISLTGGNNTGGGLGGDISLLGGPGYNMRGGNISIDAGYTSSWSGAGVTSDVFIRGGAMEALANYSQIQVGGGKVIAGGISDAHGGDLTLSGGNGTGTNRNGGNIILTPGVPTGTGIAGNVGIGTTTPGGRLHVVGSGGTSNFIFEDAVTPNLILRTTTGSFVNLQFEESGTFRWLLRKENTVDRFDIVNETSTSVLSILQNGYVGIGTTAPTSHLHVKAAASPLLIMVENIGGNFKTGYGIKGALQEWFIGQENLSISGFRIVDVTNLNTTRLQIASGTGYVGIGTTSPTSALQVVGLPVYANNAAAVGGGLTVGAFYRTGGDPDLVCVVH
- a CDS encoding DUF3822 family protein, whose protein sequence is MAEAKTIPAPSINLVDESFDIKKSNQYHLSILANENGFAFAVLDTKTNKYLVLKETKSVSIFSHLGEGGNWASVSCAIAHNKFTLIPNPLFDEENKKSLLEFNHPVSTDEKIHSDILRNLKARNLFSVSGKFESEIKSQFTNARIHHGFTAFVEGLLVHNKNNTGKKVFANFYSSYFEIAILDGRNLLFSNSFQYKTSEDIAYYILFVYEQLHLNPETIELVLSGEIEKTDKEHSLLYTYIRTIKFASLPEGFSYSYKFEEIPSHKFFTLFSQYLVTN
- a CDS encoding 1-acyl-sn-glycerol-3-phosphate acyltransferase, which encodes MYKLIARIFFKLKGWKVRGGIPAEIKKCVLVAAPHTSNWDFLYGSFAWKLFGLDVKYLAKKELFWFPLNVFLRGLGGIPVDRSKHSNIVDAMVALVNSKEEIIVLMTPEGTRKKVEKWKTGFYHLAIKANIPIVLGRLNYGTKEAFIGQSFIPSGNIEKDFEIIREFYKGVVGRNPENFSLEAIKP